The Mycobacterium paragordonae genome includes a region encoding these proteins:
- a CDS encoding PPE family protein has translation MDFAVLPPEINSGRMYAGAGSGPLVAAAAAWEALAAELDSTAAAYRAVIAELTGGPWVGPSSTSMTAAAVPYVSWMSATAAQTGQTAAQLKSAVAAYEAAFAATVPPAEIEVNRALLAALVATNLLGQNTAAIAATEAQYAQMWAQDAAAMFGYAAASAVATTLAPFATPPQNTNPSGSATQEAAVGQAAAAPAGSAQSTLAQMAAVPNLLQGLAAPGSIDPLTLLHTFATSPLGMAINRFGTDVGNVATEFSGFAFVASGITPFFVSLYPLALPPSAAAAASDVSGGATGPALVGSGAQEGPVAAGVGEAATVGKLSVPQSWVENPNIRLAATALPTAGAAGAPQAEAAGVGSGFGIPPVGSWVNAPRGTGEPASRAAARSKMLPPWVTETGGRSAGPATPERPPTVASALSEHERDEMAQLRRELNELATERDAAARLIKEAML, from the coding sequence GTGGATTTTGCGGTGTTGCCGCCGGAGATCAACTCCGGGCGGATGTACGCGGGCGCCGGCTCGGGGCCGCTGGTCGCTGCGGCAGCCGCGTGGGAGGCGCTGGCGGCCGAGTTGGACTCGACCGCGGCGGCCTACCGCGCGGTGATAGCGGAGCTCACCGGTGGGCCGTGGGTCGGCCCGTCGTCCACCTCGATGACCGCGGCCGCAGTCCCCTATGTGTCCTGGATGAGTGCGACGGCCGCCCAGACCGGCCAGACCGCCGCCCAGTTGAAGTCGGCGGTGGCGGCCTATGAGGCCGCGTTCGCAGCCACGGTGCCCCCGGCGGAGATCGAGGTGAACCGGGCACTGCTGGCGGCGCTGGTGGCCACCAACCTCCTGGGCCAGAACACGGCGGCGATCGCAGCCACCGAGGCGCAGTACGCCCAGATGTGGGCGCAGGATGCCGCGGCGATGTTCGGCTACGCCGCCGCCTCGGCGGTGGCAACGACCCTGGCCCCGTTTGCGACGCCGCCGCAGAACACCAACCCGTCCGGATCGGCGACGCAGGAGGCGGCGGTCGGTCAAGCCGCGGCTGCGCCCGCCGGCTCCGCCCAGTCGACGCTGGCCCAGATGGCGGCGGTACCTAATCTGCTGCAGGGGTTGGCGGCCCCCGGATCCATCGACCCGCTCACCTTGCTGCACACCTTCGCGACGAGTCCGCTGGGCATGGCGATCAACAGATTTGGCACCGATGTGGGCAACGTCGCCACGGAATTCAGCGGCTTCGCATTCGTGGCTTCCGGCATCACACCGTTCTTCGTCTCCCTGTACCCGCTGGCGTTGCCGCCGTCGGCCGCCGCCGCGGCTTCGGACGTGTCTGGTGGCGCGACCGGCCCGGCACTGGTGGGATCGGGTGCGCAGGAGGGTCCGGTGGCCGCCGGCGTCGGCGAGGCGGCCACAGTCGGCAAACTGTCGGTGCCGCAGAGCTGGGTCGAGAACCCGAATATCCGCCTCGCCGCCACTGCCCTGCCGACCGCCGGCGCCGCCGGCGCGCCGCAGGCAGAAGCCGCCGGCGTCGGCTCCGGCTTCGGCATCCCGCCGGTGGGCAGCTGGGTGAACGCGCCGCGCGGCACCGGCGAACCCGCCTCCCGCGCGGCCGCGCGCAGCAAGATGCTCCCGCCGTGGGTCACCGAAACCGGTGGGCGGTCGGCGGGCCCGGCCACGCCGGAGCGGCCGCCAACCGTGGCCAGCGCTCTGAGCGAGCACGAACGCGACGAGATGGCTCAATTGCGCAGGGAGCTCAACGAATTGGCGACCGAACGCGACGCGGCAGCCCGGTTGATCAAGGAAGCGATGCTGTGA
- a CDS encoding agmatinase family protein: protein MFNPFAGQADIPNREGKWAQEAEAELPTRRLREEIDRCLSHGLEAAPTINDRTLSTFARGELPHFAGERGTFLKAPFLEDVNDVADAEVAVFGAPLDAGTTYRPGTRFGPTGIRRSTNLFGTYCYELGVDLREQLNIVDIGDVLTIPANIEKSFDQISQAMAHVVSKGVFPVVLGGDHSIGFPTVRGLAPYLDGNVGIIHFDRHVDTQETDLDERMHTTPWFHATNIKNAPATNLVQIGIGGWQAPRAGVQVGRQRGSTVITVGDIERVGLEKVAEIALETAWKDAKAVYLSFDIDVIDAGFVPGTGWPEPGGLLPREALNLIRMISEPGLDGIEVVECSPPYDWAEQTALMSSRIILDSLAVMVRAGKLGKKPASLKRHAWGPFAD from the coding sequence GTGTTCAATCCATTCGCTGGACAGGCCGACATACCCAACCGTGAGGGCAAGTGGGCGCAGGAGGCCGAAGCCGAACTGCCCACCCGCCGGCTGCGCGAAGAAATCGACCGGTGTCTCTCCCATGGGTTGGAAGCCGCGCCGACGATCAACGACCGCACGCTGTCGACCTTCGCGCGCGGCGAGCTGCCGCACTTCGCCGGGGAACGCGGAACCTTCCTGAAGGCGCCGTTCCTCGAGGATGTGAATGACGTCGCGGACGCCGAAGTGGCCGTCTTCGGGGCGCCGCTGGATGCCGGAACCACCTACCGGCCTGGAACCCGCTTCGGCCCCACCGGGATTCGCAGGTCCACCAACCTGTTCGGCACCTACTGCTACGAACTCGGAGTCGACCTACGGGAACAGCTGAACATCGTCGACATCGGCGACGTGCTGACCATCCCCGCCAACATCGAGAAGTCATTCGACCAGATCAGCCAGGCCATGGCCCACGTGGTTTCGAAAGGCGTGTTCCCGGTCGTACTCGGCGGCGATCACTCGATCGGCTTCCCCACCGTGCGCGGGCTGGCCCCGTACCTGGACGGCAACGTCGGCATCATCCACTTCGACCGCCACGTCGACACCCAGGAAACCGATCTCGATGAGCGGATGCACACCACGCCGTGGTTCCACGCCACCAACATCAAGAACGCCCCGGCCACCAACCTGGTGCAAATCGGGATCGGCGGGTGGCAGGCTCCGCGCGCCGGCGTTCAGGTGGGCCGCCAGCGCGGCAGCACCGTGATCACGGTCGGTGACATCGAAAGAGTCGGCCTGGAGAAGGTCGCCGAGATCGCGCTGGAGACGGCGTGGAAGGACGCCAAGGCGGTGTACCTGTCCTTCGACATCGACGTGATCGACGCGGGATTCGTGCCCGGCACCGGCTGGCCCGAACCGGGTGGTCTGCTGCCCCGCGAAGCGCTGAACCTGATTCGCATGATCTCCGAGCCCGGTCTCGACGGCATCGAGGTGGTGGAGTGCTCACCACCGTATGACTGGGCAGAGCAGACGGCGCTAATGAGCAGCCGGATCATCCTGGACAGTCTGGCCGTCATGGTGCGGGCCGGAAAACTCGGCAAGAAGCCGGCGTCGCTCAAACGGCACGCCTGGGGACCCTTCGCGGACTGA
- a CDS encoding urease subunit gamma — MRLTPHEQERLLLSYAAELARRRRARGLRLNHPEAVAVITDHILEGARDGRTVAELMASGCDVLSRDDVMEGVPEMLDDVQVEATFPDGTKLVTVHHPIA; from the coding sequence ATGCGTCTGACGCCGCACGAGCAAGAGCGACTGCTGTTGTCCTACGCCGCCGAACTGGCCCGTCGCCGACGGGCCCGGGGGCTGCGGCTGAATCATCCTGAGGCCGTTGCGGTGATCACCGACCACATCCTGGAGGGAGCGCGCGACGGCCGCACCGTGGCCGAACTGATGGCCAGTGGGTGTGATGTGCTGAGCCGCGACGACGTAATGGAGGGAGTGCCCGAGATGCTCGACGACGTCCAGGTGGAAGCGACGTTCCCGGACGGCACCAAGCTGGTCACCGTCCACCACCCGATCGCATGA
- a CDS encoding urease subunit beta — translation MIPGEILYGAGDIDINAGAHRIDIEIVNTGDRPVQVGSHVHLPQANAALSFDRTTAFGYRLDVPAATAVRFEPGVPQVVSLVPLGGRREVHGLTLDPPGRLDPA, via the coding sequence ATGATTCCCGGCGAAATCCTTTATGGCGCCGGTGATATCGACATCAACGCGGGAGCGCACCGCATCGACATCGAGATCGTCAACACCGGTGACCGCCCGGTCCAGGTCGGTAGTCACGTCCACCTGCCGCAGGCCAACGCGGCGTTGTCCTTCGATCGCACCACGGCCTTCGGCTACCGGCTCGATGTTCCCGCGGCCACCGCGGTGCGCTTCGAACCTGGTGTGCCACAGGTTGTCTCACTCGTGCCACTCGGCGGCCGGCGCGAGGTGCACGGGTTGACCCTGGATCCCCCCGGCCGGCTGGACCCGGCATGA